The segment ATTACAATTAACTGTTTGAAATAACAtctttaatattttttcttgtGTCATTACTAGCCTTAAATTGCCAGTCCCAACTTTATTTGTAATGTGTTGCAGgtctgaaatgtaaaaatggaTATACAGTATTCtaacaaattaaatgaattttatgtaacaaaacacaaaataactttGATTCATATTGTCTGCAATTAAATCATTGTCAAAGTAAATGTCGTTTTTTAATTGGCATTTTCCGTTCTGTCCTCAATTTTCTGATTTTGGGTCGCACAACAAAATATTactaaatgtaattttttttttctttcgtcCTTTAGGAGTCTCTCTCGCCTTCCTCTTCAAACTGATTCCTCAAGTGAAAATGGGACTTCAAAAACCATGAGGACAACACTGCCTTTATGCAAGGTAAAACATGTTGGGCTGATAGGCTCTCAAGATTCTATAGAATCTAAATAGGCATTGATATGATTGCTGTTATTTAACTCCAGAAAGAAGAGCCAACAAAAGGGAGAAGGATGGACCACATTTTGAAGCGACAGGACAGTTGGTCCAGCTTCTATACGGGTGAGCTTAAACCTGCCAAATCGCCATTCTAGTTGTTTGACAGCTAAAGTGTGCAGTTGTGTGACTGTGGCTGCATCTGTTTGTTGCAGGAAAACAAGAGGATGATCAAAGCTCAGATTCTATCAAGTGAGGGGCTGTACAGCTTTATGTTGATTATGACATTCCTACATGCTGAATTCTGTGAGTGAAGGCGAAGGAGAGGCTTACCGTTAAATATCATTTAATTGGTTTTCTAAAACTTGAAAACAAAGCCAAGAGGAGATGAAATTTGAAGATTTCAACATttgatttgaacatttttgaCCAGTGACGCCAAAATATGACTGCGTACCCCACAAATTTTAAGTGACTTCTGACCACATTAGGAAAACTGGAACATAAATCAGTCTTTTGTGAATAATTGATTATTGGTATAAATGTTTTCATACCTTTACAGACCTCAGGATGGTTTCAGTGCATTGCTGAGGCGCCATGGTGGCTCCAGAAGGAACTCCCTGCTGCGCTGGTGCCAAAGTCGCACCCAAGGTTACAAGGTTAGAGAGGAGATCTTCAATATCACAGAAATTTCAGTTGTATGAGCCACTGACTTCTCTTTTTGTTGCTTTGTGACAGAATATTGAGATCACcaacttcagcagcagctgggagGATGGTTTGGCATTCTGTGCTGTTTATCACACCTATTTACCCACTCACATCCCCTACGACAGCCTCAATCCAGCTGACAAGGTAAAACTGTAACTGTATATTCACAAAGAAGTTTATTACAGATTAGAGTGCAGTGCTTTGTCATGACCAATGCTATATCCCTCAATTTTAAGGAAATTTATCCTGATCTGCAACCCAAATTTAATCATGAAATTCAGCAGGATAAATTTTCTGTAAACTTGCcgacagacaaaaaaaacccagcacTGACAATGAAGTACAAAATACTCTATTTATAGACTTTTGATAGAAAGACAAGTGTCAGATAATTTTGTAGTTACAAATATAAGACATACCAACTGTGCGgacagaaatgtattttaacGTATCTTATATGAATAATTGAAACTAGGCATACATGTAAATGATCACATTCAACACACACAAATCTATAATGCATCAATAAGTCAGTAAGAATGTGTATTTTGACTTGTTTTTAACAGAAGGAAAACCTGGATCTTGCTTTTAAGACAGGAGAGGGTGTTGGGATCGCAGCCACACTGGTGAGACATTCTATTTGGTGAACTTTACTCCAGATGTTCAGTGCAGATTTTTACATAATTCATGTGGAATGGTGATAGATTATGCAGCTTTAACCAAAaacttattttcagttttataaTTGGATTAAAGCCCATATCATGCTTTTTAGGTATTTACCTTTCTGTTGACAATAGTTCCTCTGTGCAGGTAAAGTGTACACAAAGCTTTAAGTGTACACCAGAGGGACTTATTCTTTACCACAAAAGAAAAAGCTCCTAAACGATCCAAAATGCCTGATGGAAGTCGAgccttttcttccctttttcttAATGCCTGCCTAGTggatattttacattttattttacagCTGAAAAGGGTGCTGCAGCAATGTACAGTACaaggaaaatgttttgttttttttaaacattaaagcATGCACATCTATTGAATTTGGGTaccaaaattaaatgaatatgtGTCTTTAAAGTTTCTACAGTATTGTCTTCTCACGTCaccttaaattttttttaattaattgtgTGCTAGACTGTGGAAGAGATGCTGAAGGCAGACGGACCAGACTGGCAGAGGGTGCTGGGATATGTCGAAAGTATTTTCCGTCACTTTGAGATGTGAAGTCATGCTCTTGCTCCTCTCCTCTTTGCTTTTATTGGAAATCAGGACAGACAAGATGGAGTTCTGTGTACAATGGACTCATCATCCAGGATTTAAATTGCATCTTCAGTAATGATATTCATGAACTGGTTTTATGTATTAATACAGTCTCTTTCACACTGAGACAGTTGCTGGCTGACTTTTGGTGGCAGAAACCAAACAGCATTGCAACCTGGGAGcaatttttatttagttttttttactttacactGGAATCAAACTGGATCTGAACAGCTGCTGGGGAAATATACCGTAGAGCGGAAAAATCACCTCAGCAACTAGTTCCAGGTTACGGTCATATCACTGGGTGACGAGTGAGTTGGATTTGCACTGAGTTCAAAAAGACAATTAAGGAGCACTTTAATGTAAACATAGTTGTGTTTGGCGTTTTTAATTGGAATATTTCAGCATCTGGGTCACTTTATCTtgatgaatactttttattaTGTACCTCTCTTGTCAATGATGTCCGCCTGTGTGCATGTATTCAAAACTAAAACACCAAAAATGGACAGACTGCTGACGTGTACTCTAAACATGGACTGTAAActggattgttttttttgttgtagtcATGTTTTAACCATAATCACAACTAGGCCTTTTGGGAAATTTCTATTATATATGTAAATGTGTGTAATTGTTTTTAATACATGTTTAACGGATGAATAGTAAATGCATTAATAAAGTATATACATGGAAACTTTTACCCCCACAATTTCTCCCAATACAACAGAGATTCagagaaaaaacatttaattttacaTTATAACAAAACTGACATAtggcagcattaaaaaaaaattataatttttttttaaaacaacggTTTTAAAGGAAATGTTTTAGTGAGAATAGAAAGTGGTCATagtgtaaaatgtaacaaataaatacacattaaaAAGCTAATTAAACCACAACAGAATTGGCATCTTAGTGGTAACATGTTAGCAGTTTGAAACTAAGATTTctccacaaaaagaaaaataaataaaaaggcatACATGATGGTCATGAGTCTATCTAAAGCGTTAAATCAAAGCACTCTTGCGTTTGAACCTGTGACGTGAACAATTCCTACGAAGCTGGGATGGCACCTCCTATAGGTGGTGTCGAAAGCGGTGGCAGGAGAAGAGACTTCAGTTTAGCAGACATGGCAGCAATTTCAGGGTCCTGGGTTTCATACATCTTCACTAGTCGGGCAAATTTTAAGACCCCTGTGAAGGAAGCAGGATCAATATCAGTTGGCAAATATGAAGAACAATTTATTAGAGATACTTAAAATCTACAGTAGatgtacagtactgtgcaaaggtTTTAACCTCTAAAGGTAAAGTAaggatgttttttaaataatgtcaTGCATAGTTTAACTGCTTGACCAATAATTAATTCTCTGAATGAAAGAAGTGGCTTCTCCTTAAATTTCATTACATAACCATTGTATGATAATTACATGAATTTTAGggaataattaaaaataataacttGGTTCATTCGCAGTCTGTTCAAAGTGTTTGGCAGGCCGGTTGTTCCTAATGTCCCGGTGTTCTTTTATGGATTTGCACTGTCTGCTTCTTTAGCCTTTTCAAATCCTCTCAAATGGACTGAAATATAAATTCTGGAATATGGTAATCCTGTCACCTGTTGCAGGCCTTTCTGTTGTTCTCAAGGATAATTCTTTATGACTCCGGCTGTATATTTGGAAACTCCATGATGGTATTGCATAaggctgtctacaagaagggacagagcagactgtacttcctGAGGAAGCTTAGATCCTTCAATGTTTGTCACAAGATGTTGGAAATCTTCTAAAAGTCTCTGGTTGGGAATGCAATCTCCACCATAGAAAGAGGGGAAGCAGCATTAGAAccagtgactcaaagaaactggacaaactgataaagaacgCAGTTCAATAGTTTGAACTGTGCAGTAGTTACTATTGGTTGAGTCTGTAGGACAGTAAGATTTTGCAGTGTGTGAAACTCCAGATCAATGAAACTGTACTGAAAAATCTCTCATCCAATGAAAGGGTGCAGCAGTTCATTTTACTGCGCTGATTGGTTTCATGAGCCCACAATGTGTGAGCAAGGTGGTCAAGTAAGAGGTGATATCCATGAGCACACCGCCATGTCTACACTGAAGAGGTGCTATTTCTACGAGATCAAAAAGCTCACCTTCTCCCTCATTGTTGAATCCGTAAGCTTTGATAACCTCCTGTTGAATCTGGGTGGCGACAGGGAGCACAAGCTGCAGCATCTTGCCCATGTCGTTGCAAGAACTCTCTCGAGCCTCCTCCATCCGCACAGCATTCTCTGGTACGGAGAAGGCCTGGATCACTTCGCTCAAAACCACTGTGGAAGAAACAAACCACATCTGTGGTTGCTCTGCAAGTCATATGATTTCCACCTATCCTAATCAGCAAACAGAATGATACTCCAAAGATCAGGACCATCCTCAAGTCTGAATATACAGGGCTGCAAGTGTTTGTTCAACATAGAATCAGCCAAAATGGGAACTGGAAAGAGGAATATACTTATCTTACCTCTGGTCTGTTCAACAGTCAGGGTGGGTTGTTGTGCTGGAGCTGAGGCCATGTCTGCagggaaagaggggacaacaaggtGTGCTGAGTGGACAAAGTGAAACTGCTGTAAACAAGAGGGAGATGTAGACAGAATTTAACACAGAAAGTGAAGGCATGACTGTTAGAACAGTTTAAATAAATGTCTACATATGTGGAGAAACCTCATTTAACTTGTACACTATTACATGGTTGGTTAGATGACAACACAGTGGTGAGAAATAAATGTGCAATGTAACGTATATTCAATTTAAGTGCACTTGATATTACTTGTAGTCAAACTAATCCTTTATAATACTTCTTACATTTACAATGGTACGTGGTACAATTCATAGTAAATTACCTATATGCTTAGTTAATATGTTATGGTTGAAATACAAGAGTATAAAAGCACTTCAAATTATGCTTAAATGTGATTTAACTACAAATTTAGggtatattaaaatatatatgttataGAAATATGCTTTCAGTGCACTGTGACAAAACGGCTTTAAATTAATACACTTTAATAGTTGTAGGTGACTTTAACTTAAAGCATATTTTCTTTCAATATGTTCTAAATGAAGTGTACGGTAAAACACTTATTTCAGtctttgaaaagaaaattagttcAAAGCTTCTCATATATTTCTAGAGGGTACACTTTTTTGTTAGTACACTGGAAATGAACTATTTTATTTATCACCAGGGCATGTAGTCAAACCGTTCAGCATTCGTTTACCATAACAGTAAAAACTAAGAGTAACAATTAAACAATTAATACGACAAAACAATGCACGACTTAAACCGATAAAAATGAAGAAGAAGACGGCGTGATGATGAGTTGGACATCGATCGTTTGATTTCTATCAATAATTTAAAACGTAACGTCAGCCAAGAGTGTCCTAAGAGATGCCCGTCAATGGTAACAACATCTATAGGATATAGTATTCCGAAAGATTTAACCAAAGAACACGAAGCTGTTAATGTTTGAGAACTCACCACTGATGAAGAAACCCAAAGCGAATAACAAACCTGTGAAAATGCCGCAAATCAGCATCCGCTACGACAGTGGGAGTGTTTTTGCGACACGACTTCCTGCTTTGTAACAGTACGTAAACGTAAACAAACGCGTCGCAATCGTGTAACCTGAAATCTCTCTAAAAATGTCTAAAACGTGGAGGTTAACGTGAAGACACCCATTTCCTGACGcgtaaacattttttaaatgactttaCTGAAACAGGTGGAAGTTTTGAGCGAGTTGTTCTAATTTTTCCAGGCGAAAATTAAGAGTATCGATGGAGCAGAAGCTCGCAGAGTTCAGAGCCAGACGACATGCTGAAAAAGCCGTCAGGAAGAGTGAACCAGCTGGGACTGAGTCCACCGAAAAAACAGATGCGGACACAGCTGCTCAGTCTGACACGGCTGACGGTACACTAGCAGAGAAGATAGAAAACAACCGAACTGCTGCTGACGACTGTCAACGCAGGGTAAGAGATCCCataacccccacccccccacacacacaaaaaaatgtaaactaTTTGGCACCAAATCGCGAATGTCTTGCTCGTTAAAGTGggaattaaataaaaagtatgTGATTTTCCATTACCCCACAGACCTAAATATAGCAAAGTCTGCAAAACTGAAGTTATTCACACATTAACACAGGTGCTTAGTATCTCTGTAACTATTATTCTAATCCTTATGGAATTGATTTGCTCTCAATTGCATTTGTTATACTCTGTTATTTAGATATATTTTTACTGATTTAGCTCAATGCATACACCAGGGTTTAATAGTGCAATAAAATCTAAGTGTAGTTTTCTCATTTGAAAGTCGCTTTGGagaaaagcatctgctaaatggccaaatgtcatttgaaATACTTGTCCTGTTTTAGGGCTTCGACAGTTGTATGAGGTCAATTTTTGCCTAGAATCATCATCCTGCACATGAACTCATAGAGGTTTTTGTCAGTCAAATGGTCCAAACctcaaaaatacttttttgaTGTGTGATCTCTAATCTGCCGCGAGTTTTGAGTGATTTATTGAGTGAGTGTTATTAAGTTTGAacaatttttaaatgtttttgtgaCATTGTAGATTTATTTTTGACGTCTCTGGCCACTGACTTTATCTTTTGTCTTCTCTTTAGGACTGTAGAGACTGGCTGCTGGACAGCAATCTCGGAAGATGGCTGGCGTCGAGACAGCTAGTCCTCTCAAACCTCACTTTGCTCAAAGTGCTACTGtggttggttctgctgggtCTGTTTGTTGAGCTGGAGTTTGGCCTGCCCTTCTTTGTCATCTCCCTCTTCTACTGGCTCTACGAAGGACTCCGCAGCCCAGCTCCCcggaagcctggagaactgagTGCCTATTCAGTCTTCAACCCGGACTGTCAGCCTCTACTGGGCGCACtcactgctgagcagctggagGGAGAGATGGGCTACAGACCTCTGGCTAACAGATAAAATGCTTGTCATTTGCACAACTGTTGTGAATAATCAGAAATATTTAATTGAAAAATGTTAATTTTGTCTACAAATCTACTTTAATTtcagttttccttttttctttataaCATATTAAATTTGGATTTCTTACTCACagttttatttccatttctgCCTCTGTTTTATTGACTTATTCTCAAGATTTCAGTTGTGTCACAGACACAGGACATTACTTAAGGTGGTGGGAAACACATGTCAAACATAGTTGTCAAATCGAAACCATCATCGTGCACAACATGAGGAATTGGCATGTTCGTTAGATAACTAGATTTTAAAATCTGGCTATCATTTCGGACACTTGTTATCGGGGTTTGATGGAAAGTGTGTGAATCAATTAGATGTGAAATAACAGCTAAGCCTGATATGGGGGCAACTCACAGCCACAAAAAGACCACAACCTTTTCATTTAAATGAGAAAAACGGCTCCTGAACACAAACTGTAAAGCTTTTGGTTTGTAGAATTTCAGACCACACAAACTTCTTAGAAATCTTTCTAATGAATGAGCCTTTCATGAACGATTTGAACTCCAGTGtaacatttctttcatttaaagattttatttaaaaatgaatagtaatatttttttctgttcattaTTTAAGAGATGTAAAACTGTGACATTTCTCATCAGTGCTGAGCTTAAGATTAGTTGATCTTTTGGGAAATTGTATAAGTTTAAGTtgtataatatataaatattgtATATTACAGGACTTTCTGCTTCCTCTGACCCCATATGTCCCTCAAATGTAAACCGGGTGGCGCTAGGACCCATGGTATTTTTCACGAGGAGGACGCGCTTGAATTCTTTTACAAACAAACCGAAATAGTTCACTCAAAAGCCTTTTGACAAGTTTTTTAACTGACAGAGTGTCACACTTGAGATTTGACAGATGTCAGTATTTCAGCCTGTGTCAAAGTCCATTTAATCCTTGATAAACATGTGTTTAGTGTACAAATCTCACTGAATACCAGGTCAGGCTACATTGCTAGCTAACAGTGTCTGTCGGGTGCGTAGGTGAATCTGTCTCCTGACTTGATTTTGGCTCGGAAGTCTGACATATTTTGAAAACTGTGTCGAGGTTGCAACTCTGCTAGCATCAGTAAGTATTTATCCCACTTCAGATCAAATGCACTGGGTATTTCttggttatttttttaatccatcTGGCGAGGAACACTAAGCTATTTAGCCTCATTTCTTTCCATTTGCTAATCTATATGAATTACTTTAGATTatagagctgtttttttttgttttgtttttttgtttttttgggataGCTGGACGGTGAATTGAAGCAATGGGTAAATTGGAGGAATCCATTGATTGCCCTCAGctaaacatttttaatgtaCATGTTTGAATCAAAAGTAATCAGGGAATGATTGCCACTGAGATCTATGagttaaacacattttttatgtACATAAGGAGCGAAATGTTTAACTGTCTTTAACTTGACTTCATAATTAACTTAATTGTATTTTAATGTCTGTCTTCTCACAAACGTGTCTGTCAGGATACCTACAACCTTCAAGTAAATCAGAGTGAAAGAGCTGTACCTGTAGCCCAGTTTCTTCTGATAAGCAAAGCTTGGCAACCTTTAGGACGCTGGTCCTTGTAAAAGTGGTTTTATCTTCACGTTAcctattttttctttaaagttggACTACCTTTGAGTTGAgctcttttgtcaaaattagagtgtttcatgttgctttttttcctcttttttgtgTATCTTAAATGCTTCTTTTGACTGTTTACGTTgaaagattaaaatgtttaacaaAATTATTCCTGATAATGCTCAACAAGTCTTCCTTCCCATCTTCCTGGAACTAATCTTCTAGCAATGTCTGGAAATCCCGCTTTGGTTATGAGGCTAGTGGCGTCTGCCTACACAGTGGCTGAGAAGGCTGGGGCCATTGTTAGGAAGGTGCTTAACAGTGGAGAACTTGGCATTGTGGCAAAGGTACGGCCCATCTGTATTTCATCTTGAAGTAACGGCAgagctggaaaaaaatgaatacattttgacTGTATGTTTGTGCCTTCACTCAGACAGGAGCTAATGATCTGCAGACGCTGGCAGACAGACTTGCACAGCAGAGCATTTGTGCTTCATTGTCTAGATGTTTTCCTAAAATCACCATCATTGGAGAGGAGGTGAGTGAATGTACAGCTTTATTTTTGACCTGTGCTGGCCAAACCGAGTCTAATAAGATTTTCATGTATAAACCAGACAGAGCTATCGGCCACATGTGTTTTGTCTTCATACAGGACCTTCCAGCTGAAGAGATACAGGAAGATCTTATTGAGAATGGCCAGGTAGAGGCTATCCTTCATAAAAGCTGTCCAGAAGAGTTTGGAGCACTGAAAGAAGAAGAGGTAACCACCAGTAGGCTAAGAATTCAATTGATCTTGTCAGTCAAAGGTTTAGCTTTTTGAGAGTTTTTCTCTTGTTAAAAATTGGTTCAGCACAGTCTCCCGCCAGTGAACACGTACTTactgttaatgtgtgtgtgtttcattctCAGCTAGTTGTGTGGGTTGATCCCCTCGATGGCACAAAGGAATATACTGAAGGTTGGTTCTTCAAATACACTTCTTTAAAATCCACATTCTTCCCTGTGAGTCGTTGACGTGAGATCCAGTTCCCCTTGATAAGCGCAGCACATTTGGCAGTGTGATGACTCAAATGCAGCCACTGCATGTTTTCACTGCAGCCAAACTTAAATCTGAGCATGGAAGTTATTGGTACTTGGTTTCAAAATGCTCTCTTTGCATCAGTGTGTTGGGTTGTTTTCTGGTTCTGAAGCGTCAGAGCTTCACTATCCCTTTCATATTTTTTGCTTCTCTTTGTGTATCCCTGCTCGTGCTATCTACCTTTCTCTGATTCTCTCTTTGCTGACCCCAGCGTCAAGGTGTCTTCATCTCCAAGGTGTAGGCCAGATACCAAAGAAAGGGCTGGACACCTCTCAGACTTACAACACAGCTTTCTGTATGGAAAGGCAAAGATAAACCCTGGCAGTGTAGACAATTCATCATTTTGGCCTCatcaaaaataattatttgtgAGGGAAAGGGCAGTACAACAGTTTTGGGACTTCTGTCTTACATCCTCCTGCTTATTGACTTCAGGTCTCTTGGACAATGTGACGGTGCTTATCGGTATTGCTTATGGAGGCAGACCCATTGCAGGCGTCATCAACCAACCTTTCTACAACTACCAGGTAAAAACCAGAGTAAAATATCTGCAGCTGTGCTTTTAAAGATGTGATTCGATCAATGGCAACGTTCTTCCCACAGCTTGGAGCAGGAGCGGCTTTAGGAAGAACCATGTGGGGAATAGTGGGACTGGGAGCCTTTGGATTCCAGCTGCAGGAAGTTCCAGGTGATAGACGGATTGTCACTACCACCCGTtcccatagcaacaaggtggtaaCAGACTGCGTAAATGCCATGGAGCCTCATGAAGTTATAAGAGTGGGTGGTGCTGGAAACAAGGTGAGCTGGATTTAGAATATGTTAGAATATAGGCTGAGACAATACTTCAGGGTGTGTTCTGTCACAGCAGCTTGCACATTTAGCTAATCCTtagttcagtttctttttttggtaTCACTGCGTCTTCATACAGTGGTTGGAATGGTTATTTCTTTAAAACTCGCAAAGTAAATGTCAGCAGTTCACAAGTTTACAGAGGCTTTCCTGATTTTATTATGTTTCAGATTCATGTTTCAATAGAATTCAGTTCAAATCTTTTCTCAGTCTGTTTACATTTCTTTGCAATGATGCAGCAAAAACAAGTTGGTGGAGTTTTTCTTCTTAAATTCTTCGCTTAATACTTTGTCAAAGTACCTTTTGCAGCAGTGGCAGCCTCGTGTCCTCTTAGGAATGACGCAAAAGGCTCGTCATACCTTTCCTTTGGAAATGTCTTCTATTCTTGGCAGCAACATTCAAGCTCAGCCTGGTTGGATAGGGAGTGCTCAAAGCTATGTTCAGGTCTCGCTGGGCCACGGTCGACTTTTCAACGCCTTTGTTTTCTTGAATGTACGcttcaggtctggactttgtTGAAATAGAAAATGTTGTCCATTATTACCGCTTATCCTGCCAAGTTGTTGCAGAATGTTTGACTGTAGGTGCGGTTTTATTTAATCGGGTGGGGCTCAGTGTTGGTTTCCTCCACACGCTGGATCATTGgtttgttgcttgtttttcagATCAAGGCATTTCATTCTTGATATTTTTGTTTGGCAGGGCATCATAATTTATGAAGTCTGTTGATGGTTAGCATGTCTCAGCATGTCTTCCTTGATACAATTCTGTCTTGCAGATCAATAGATGATTCTTTAATCCTTATGGGTTGGTTTCCCTCTGATTTATTCCATCAACTGTGGAACCTTAATCCTGTCTAATAAGATTCCTTAGGGACAGGTGGACTGTGATCATATTGTAGATAGGTCTCCTCTGGTACACGTAGGACACATCATAGATATActtatgtcaatgggacagtTCTATCTCCTAATTTGAGTAAGATAAACAAACAGCCTAAAAACCATTTTAGCTTTGCCTTTGTGAAGCATTGTGTTTAGACTGGTGTGAGGGAGAAAACTGAATCCATTTAAAGATGAGTTTGAAACAACATGGGGAAAATTGGCACTACACATCCAAACAGGAGAACTGGACCATGAAGTTGAATTTCATTACaacaaaaaatgcattttagaAATAATCAGTACACTTCATTTAACTTTGTTATTTGACTCCACTCTGCAGATAATCCAGCTTGTTGAGGGGAAGGCTTCTGCTTATGTTTTTGCTAGTCCAGGGTGCAAGAAGTGGGATACTTGTGCTCCTGAGGCTATCCTGCACGCTGTTGGaggtaaagaaaaaacacaatttttttctctctaattTTAAATGTACACGAGTTAATCTGTCTTtacatgtaagaacatgtaGTTTCCTGGTCTTAAAATTGTTTtgaaaaatgtgttgttttttaaaaatattttaccATTTACTCCTTTTCTCATGCAGGTAAACTGACAGACATGTATGGAAATGCTTACCACTATGATGCTGATGTAAAGCACATGAACTCTGCTGGTGTTCTTGCCACACTATGCAACCATGAGTACTACGTCAGCAGGGTGCCACAGTCCGTGCTGCAAGCCCTAAAATCTGACTGAGTTGTGCTGTTATCTCCTGTGGTGCAGAAAATGTCTTGGATTCACACGTAGAAGTCCTGTTCAGCAACATTATGTAAAAATGTTATGAGGCATTTCaatatttttctccttttaagtcaacattttgatttatttcaatTTAATCACATGTAAATAGACATGAgcaaacatttagaaaatattttttaatccAGTGCCTGAGACAGAGTCTCACTGTTTA is part of the Odontesthes bonariensis isolate fOdoBon6 chromosome 24, fOdoBon6.hap1, whole genome shotgun sequence genome and harbors:
- the grcc10 gene encoding protein C10 isoform X2, producing MLICGIFTDMASAPAQQPTLTVEQTRVVLSEVIQAFSVPENAVRMEEARESSCNDMGKMLQLVLPVATQIQQEVIKAYGFNNEGEGVLKFARLVKMYETQDPEIAAMSAKLKSLLLPPLSTPPIGGAIPAS
- the grcc10 gene encoding protein C10 isoform X1, with the translated sequence MLICGIFTGLLFALGFFISDMASAPAQQPTLTVEQTRVVLSEVIQAFSVPENAVRMEEARESSCNDMGKMLQLVLPVATQIQQEVIKAYGFNNEGEGVLKFARLVKMYETQDPEIAAMSAKLKSLLLPPLSTPPIGGAIPAS
- the saysd1 gene encoding SAYSvFN domain-containing protein 1 translates to MEQKLAEFRARRHAEKAVRKSEPAGTESTEKTDADTAAQSDTADGTLAEKIENNRTAADDCQRRDCRDWLLDSNLGRWLASRQLVLSNLTLLKVLLWLVLLGLFVELEFGLPFFVISLFYWLYEGLRSPAPRKPGELSAYSVFNPDCQPLLGALTAEQLEGEMGYRPLANR
- the bpnt1 gene encoding 3'(2'),5'-bisphosphate nucleotidase 1 isoform X1, with the translated sequence MSGNPALVMRLVASAYTVAEKAGAIVRKVLNSGELGIVAKTGANDLQTLADRLAQQSICASLSRCFPKITIIGEEDLPAEEIQEDLIENGQVEAILHKSCPEEFGALKEEELVVWVDPLDGTKEYTEASRCLHLQGVGQIPKKGLDTSQTYNTAFCLLDNVTVLIGIAYGGRPIAGVINQPFYNYQLGAGAALGRTMWGIVGLGAFGFQLQEVPGDRRIVTTTRSHSNKVVTDCVNAMEPHEVIRVGGAGNKIIQLVEGKASAYVFASPGCKKWDTCAPEAILHAVGGKLTDMYGNAYHYDADVKHMNSAGVLATLCNHEYYVSRVPQSVLQALKSD
- the bpnt1 gene encoding 3'(2'),5'-bisphosphate nucleotidase 1 isoform X2, with translation MSGNPALVMRLVASAYTVAEKAGAIVRKVLNSGELGIVAKTGANDLQTLADRLAQQSICASLSRCFPKITIIGEEDLPAEEIQEDLIENGQVEAILHKSCPEEFGALKEEELVVWVDPLDGTKEYTEGLLDNVTVLIGIAYGGRPIAGVINQPFYNYQLGAGAALGRTMWGIVGLGAFGFQLQEVPGDRRIVTTTRSHSNKVVTDCVNAMEPHEVIRVGGAGNKIIQLVEGKASAYVFASPGCKKWDTCAPEAILHAVGGKLTDMYGNAYHYDADVKHMNSAGVLATLCNHEYYVSRVPQSVLQALKSD